From a single Natronorubrum tibetense GA33 genomic region:
- a CDS encoding PaaI family thioesterase yields MDTEAFFEDMPFASLLGIDVTECADGHAEGRLEMTEELSWNEDRLMAHGGVTFTLADTVGGAALVSEVDQPVPTIDMRIDYLNAGTGDLYAEADVLRCGSDVGVVDVDVYAEDDDTLIADARGVYKTG; encoded by the coding sequence ATGGACACCGAAGCGTTCTTCGAAGACATGCCCTTTGCATCCCTGCTCGGAATCGACGTAACCGAATGCGCCGACGGCCACGCCGAGGGTCGACTCGAGATGACCGAGGAACTCTCCTGGAACGAGGACCGGTTGATGGCCCACGGCGGCGTCACCTTCACGCTGGCGGATACCGTCGGCGGCGCGGCGCTGGTTTCGGAGGTCGACCAGCCCGTGCCGACGATCGACATGCGGATCGACTATCTCAACGCCGGAACCGGTGACCTCTACGCGGAGGCGGACGTCCTTCGCTGTGGCAGCGACGTGGGTGTGGTCGACGTGGACGTTTACGCTGAAGACGATGATACACTGATCGCCGACGCCCGCGGCGTCTACAAGACCGGATAG
- a CDS encoding penicillin acylase family protein — translation MVPSLSRRSLLAAGAVATADRFIDSKTLPFERTDEPPVAVTIKRTEYGVPHIYARGGDGPEPVFYGYGYATARDRLYQLELYRRFYHGTVAEVLGEEWVEFDREARIAHDSSVPLEEQIETQLDPEHRAVLRAYADGINRHIEDVRSGESERDGFHSGFVENGFEPDHWDPADVAGVFVATMAFFSGVNLETLNAAVLAGLEAEYDDETAWDLFEDLQWGDDPDAPTSGNVPNPGFTPPTADAGIYEDRIDGGENGGTSNRITGGEYRLSSDPDGAFDRQQRRLETLVGGAHELGIPTTVGSNALVVHGDVTESGDHLLMGGPQMEFSTPSVMYEVGLHGPGFDVSGITVTGYPAIMFGHNGDGSFTSTAGIDKSIQTFVESIRTTDDGPDEYAFRDEWFEIEEDEQVIEVADGADVTHTVRRTRHGVVTDYDPKDGEAIAQTRAYDGRDMLSFRAFYDAQFADDVKEYRDAAQQCDYALNFMWAGDGGIGFFHLGRYPDAESVPWDTRLPADGTEYELTDDDFLRAADGEVPYSINPPVGYSAQWNNKPAPDWDNGDRSYSWGVDHRVQRFINLVEHELESTGSVSYENLKEMVYDTSFVDLRAIRYKEFLLEALEDADLSKTERKARAYLERWDDYRQADGDNYMGRYPVGYTVFDAFFPRLMERTFASTFGEGFELATTFLNFRYGRGTLMRALYPEETALDVAVDYFDGDRDGVFREAFRDAVADLEEEYSETPAESREGGEAADGTDVSEWRAGVETDGLGNVVLFGMPVGVGDAGEMPFMNRGTENHFVRMGEEIRAENVLPPGNSGYLSPDGESGPHYEDQLELFMNFEYKDLLFDESEVAAATVDRTVLTPAGKTAASRNGDRSKKKSSGDD, via the coding sequence ATGGTACCATCACTCAGTAGGCGGAGTCTCCTCGCCGCCGGGGCTGTGGCTACCGCGGACCGATTCATCGATAGTAAGACGCTTCCGTTCGAGCGGACGGACGAACCGCCGGTCGCCGTGACGATCAAGCGGACCGAGTACGGCGTCCCACACATCTACGCGCGCGGTGGTGACGGTCCCGAACCGGTCTTCTACGGCTACGGCTACGCGACCGCTCGCGACCGACTCTATCAACTCGAACTCTACCGCCGGTTCTATCACGGAACCGTCGCCGAAGTGCTGGGCGAAGAGTGGGTCGAGTTCGACCGCGAGGCGCGTATCGCCCACGATAGCTCGGTGCCCCTCGAGGAACAGATCGAGACGCAACTGGACCCGGAACATCGCGCGGTCCTGCGGGCGTACGCCGACGGGATCAACCGACACATCGAGGACGTGCGTTCCGGCGAGAGCGAGAGGGACGGGTTCCACAGCGGGTTCGTCGAGAACGGTTTCGAGCCCGATCACTGGGATCCAGCGGACGTGGCTGGCGTTTTCGTTGCCACGATGGCGTTCTTCTCGGGGGTGAACCTCGAGACGCTGAACGCCGCGGTGCTCGCGGGACTCGAAGCGGAGTACGACGACGAGACCGCGTGGGACCTGTTCGAGGACCTCCAGTGGGGTGACGACCCGGATGCGCCGACCTCTGGGAACGTGCCGAATCCCGGTTTCACGCCGCCGACGGCCGACGCCGGAATCTACGAGGACCGGATCGACGGCGGTGAGAACGGCGGGACCAGCAACCGCATAACGGGCGGCGAGTATCGCCTCTCGAGCGATCCGGACGGGGCGTTCGACCGCCAGCAGCGCCGGCTCGAGACGCTCGTCGGCGGGGCTCACGAGCTCGGTATTCCGACGACCGTCGGCTCGAACGCGCTCGTCGTCCACGGCGACGTCACCGAGAGCGGCGATCACCTCCTCATGGGTGGCCCGCAGATGGAGTTCTCCACGCCGTCGGTTATGTACGAGGTCGGGCTCCACGGTCCGGGTTTCGACGTGAGCGGTATCACAGTGACCGGCTACCCCGCCATCATGTTCGGACACAACGGCGACGGCTCGTTCACCTCGACGGCGGGTATCGACAAGAGTATCCAGACGTTCGTCGAGTCGATCCGGACGACCGACGACGGTCCCGACGAGTACGCGTTTCGCGACGAGTGGTTCGAAATCGAGGAAGACGAGCAGGTCATCGAAGTGGCCGACGGAGCGGACGTAACCCACACCGTTCGGCGGACGCGCCACGGCGTCGTCACCGACTACGACCCCAAGGATGGCGAAGCTATCGCGCAAACGCGGGCCTACGACGGCCGGGATATGCTCTCGTTCCGAGCGTTCTACGACGCGCAGTTCGCCGACGACGTCAAGGAGTACCGCGACGCCGCCCAGCAGTGTGACTACGCGTTGAACTTCATGTGGGCCGGCGACGGCGGGATCGGCTTCTTCCACCTCGGCCGCTACCCGGACGCCGAGTCGGTCCCGTGGGATACCCGACTGCCCGCCGACGGCACCGAATACGAACTAACCGACGACGACTTCCTGCGGGCGGCCGACGGCGAGGTCCCCTACAGCATCAACCCGCCGGTCGGCTACTCAGCCCAGTGGAACAACAAACCCGCACCCGACTGGGACAACGGCGACCGAAGCTACTCGTGGGGCGTCGACCACCGCGTCCAGCGATTCATCAACCTCGTCGAACACGAACTCGAGTCGACCGGGTCGGTCAGCTACGAGAATCTGAAGGAGATGGTCTACGATACCTCCTTCGTCGACCTGCGGGCGATCCGGTACAAGGAGTTCCTCCTCGAGGCGCTCGAGGACGCCGACCTCTCGAAGACCGAGCGCAAGGCGAGGGCGTACCTCGAGCGGTGGGACGACTATCGGCAGGCCGACGGCGATAACTACATGGGGCGGTATCCGGTCGGCTACACCGTCTTCGACGCGTTCTTCCCACGGCTCATGGAGCGGACGTTCGCGTCGACGTTCGGCGAGGGGTTCGAACTTGCGACGACGTTTTTGAACTTCCGATACGGCCGCGGGACGCTCATGCGGGCGCTCTACCCGGAGGAGACGGCGCTTGACGTCGCGGTCGACTACTTCGACGGTGACCGGGACGGCGTGTTCCGCGAGGCGTTTCGGGACGCGGTCGCCGACCTCGAGGAGGAGTATAGCGAGACTCCGGCGGAGTCTCGAGAAGGCGGTGAAGCCGCCGACGGAACGGATGTCTCCGAGTGGCGCGCCGGCGTCGAGACCGACGGCCTCGGGAACGTCGTTCTGTTCGGGATGCCCGTCGGCGTCGGCGACGCCGGCGAAATGCCGTTCATGAACCGCGGAACCGAGAACCACTTCGTCCGAATGGGCGAAGAGATTCGGGCGGAGAACGTCCTCCCGCCGGGAAACTCCGGCTACCTCTCGCCGGACGGCGAGTCCGGTCCCCACTACGAGGATCAACTCGAGTTGTTCATGAACTTCGAGTACAAGGACCTGCTGTTCGACGAGAGCGAGGTGGCCGCTGCGACGGTCGACCGGACGGTTCTGACACCGGCTGGGAAAACGGCCGCCTCTCGGAACGGTGATCGATCGAAGAAAAAGTCGTCAGGGGACGACTAA
- the paaK gene encoding phenylacetate--CoA ligase PaaK: protein MADTTQYRSHDELRELQSDRLRDTVEYAFENVPFYRQTLDEAGIAPTDIDSIEDIQSLPFTTKADFRETYPDGLFAVDDDELRRIHASSGTTGKPKIVSYTDGDLELWHEVMARSMAAAGLDSSDTVQNAYGYGLFTGGLGFHGGAEELGATVIPAGSGNTQRQVELARDLESDALACTPSYALYFAETAAEMGVDPRELPLSTVLYGAEPCTEPMREEIEDRLGVRGYENYGLSELIGPGVAVECEAQAGMHIWEDHFYPEVIDPRTGEPVPEGEEGELVLTTLTKEALPVLRYRTGDLTTLTREPCDCGRSMARMDSVTGRADDLLIVRGVNLYPSQIEDVILEFDAVAPYYRIDLDRENNLDTLELTVELAEAFDGDLDGLRDKVLERLQNALSFTPDELELVEYGTIERTEVGKVTRVYDHR, encoded by the coding sequence ATGGCAGACACTACCCAGTACAGGTCTCACGACGAACTACGGGAGTTGCAGTCGGACCGGCTTCGTGACACCGTCGAGTACGCCTTCGAGAACGTGCCGTTCTATCGGCAGACCCTCGACGAGGCCGGGATCGCTCCCACAGATATCGACTCGATCGAAGACATCCAGTCCCTGCCGTTTACGACGAAAGCCGACTTCCGCGAGACGTATCCCGACGGTCTGTTCGCCGTCGACGACGACGAACTCCGGCGGATCCACGCCTCATCGGGGACGACCGGCAAACCGAAAATCGTCTCCTACACCGACGGCGACCTCGAGCTGTGGCACGAGGTGATGGCCCGCTCGATGGCTGCGGCGGGGCTCGACTCAAGCGACACGGTACAGAACGCCTACGGCTACGGCCTGTTCACCGGCGGCCTCGGTTTTCACGGCGGCGCCGAAGAACTCGGTGCGACGGTGATTCCGGCCGGAAGCGGCAACACGCAACGGCAGGTCGAACTCGCACGCGACCTCGAGAGCGACGCGCTCGCGTGTACGCCGTCGTACGCGCTCTACTTTGCCGAGACGGCCGCGGAGATGGGCGTCGACCCGCGCGAACTGCCGCTTTCGACGGTGCTCTACGGAGCCGAGCCCTGCACCGAGCCGATGCGCGAGGAGATCGAGGACCGACTCGGCGTCAGGGGATACGAGAACTACGGTCTCTCCGAACTGATCGGCCCCGGTGTCGCCGTCGAGTGCGAGGCCCAGGCCGGTATGCACATCTGGGAGGACCACTTCTACCCCGAGGTGATCGATCCGCGGACCGGCGAGCCGGTTCCCGAGGGCGAGGAGGGCGAACTCGTGTTGACCACGCTCACGAAGGAGGCGCTGCCGGTGCTCCGATACCGCACCGGCGATCTCACGACGCTCACGCGGGAGCCGTGCGATTGCGGCCGATCGATGGCTCGCATGGACAGCGTCACCGGCCGCGCCGACGACCTGTTGATCGTCCGCGGCGTCAACCTCTATCCGAGTCAGATCGAGGACGTGATCCTCGAGTTCGACGCGGTCGCCCCCTACTACCGAATCGATCTCGATCGCGAGAACAACCTGGACACCCTCGAGTTGACCGTGGAACTCGCCGAGGCGTTCGACGGCGACCTCGACGGACTTCGCGACAAGGTTCTCGAACGGCTACAGAACGCCCTGTCGTTTACGCCCGACGAACTCGAGTTGGTCGAGTACGGAACGATCGAACGCACGGAAGTCGGGAAGGTAACACGCGTCTACGACCACCGCTGA
- a CDS encoding M24 family metallopeptidase codes for MTFYEREFMEGTRGTQAVDWEQRIDTQRLREERTEKALERLQETELGAMLLVSDPNIRYVTGLAMTGGSGADHYTLLTETGDIVHWDTADHASNQRFNCPWLHDIRYACPGLGNVPRASGRDSARDFLLSTMAEGVAEAMDDYGVGDETLGVDIGNRGLLAALEDQGLETDVETCNAVMEDARKIKTDDEIECLRMVASICEAGFQTIKDAAKPGMRETEVWGEAVRELWRHGAFVGGGYLTAGPNTWPKHQANTTDRAIRPGDLVYADFYNIGYLGYRSCYYRTFSMGEPTDEQREAYETARDNLYDVLERIEPGVTTDEIAQGFPDMEGEHADYYDADEHWQMTTNHWAHGLGLQLYEVPLIWRGLSPDHPIEIEEGMTMAVETQEPAGRQGVRVEEMVVVRENGVEILSQWPVEEITVIDH; via the coding sequence ATGACGTTCTACGAGCGAGAGTTCATGGAAGGCACGCGCGGCACGCAGGCCGTCGATTGGGAGCAGCGGATCGACACGCAGCGGCTTCGTGAGGAACGAACGGAGAAAGCTCTCGAGCGCCTGCAGGAGACGGAACTCGGCGCGATGCTTCTCGTTTCGGATCCCAACATTCGCTACGTAACGGGGCTGGCGATGACCGGCGGCAGCGGCGCGGACCATTACACCCTCCTGACCGAAACGGGCGACATCGTCCATTGGGACACCGCCGATCACGCGAGCAACCAGCGGTTCAACTGCCCCTGGTTGCACGACATCCGCTACGCCTGTCCCGGTCTCGGAAACGTTCCGCGGGCGTCCGGCCGCGACTCGGCCCGCGACTTCCTGCTTTCGACGATGGCCGAGGGCGTCGCCGAGGCGATGGACGACTACGGCGTTGGCGACGAGACACTCGGCGTCGACATCGGTAACCGGGGGCTGCTCGCCGCGCTCGAGGATCAGGGCCTCGAGACCGACGTGGAGACCTGCAACGCGGTCATGGAGGACGCTCGCAAGATCAAGACCGACGACGAAATCGAGTGTCTGCGGATGGTCGCGTCGATCTGCGAGGCGGGCTTCCAGACGATCAAAGACGCCGCGAAGCCGGGAATGCGCGAGACGGAGGTCTGGGGCGAAGCCGTCCGCGAACTGTGGCGCCACGGCGCGTTCGTCGGCGGCGGCTACCTCACCGCCGGGCCGAACACGTGGCCCAAACACCAGGCCAACACCACCGATCGGGCGATCCGGCCGGGGGATCTGGTCTACGCCGACTTCTACAACATCGGCTACCTCGGCTACCGATCGTGTTATTACCGTACGTTCTCGATGGGCGAGCCGACCGACGAGCAGCGGGAAGCGTACGAGACGGCTCGAGACAATCTTTACGATGTCCTCGAGCGCATCGAGCCCGGCGTGACGACTGACGAAATCGCCCAGGGGTTCCCGGATATGGAGGGTGAACACGCCGACTATTACGACGCCGACGAACACTGGCAGATGACGACGAATCACTGGGCCCACGGCCTCGGGCTCCAGCTGTACGAGGTGCCCCTGATCTGGCGCGGTCTCTCGCCCGATCACCCCATCGAGATCGAGGAGGGGATGACGATGGCCGTCGAGACCCAGGAGCCCGCGGGCCGGCAGGGCGTCCGCGTCGAGGAGATGGTCGTCGTCCGCGAGAACGGCGTCGAAATCCTCAGCCAGTGGCCCGTCGAGGAAATTACGGTTATCGACCACTGA
- a CDS encoding LLM class flavin-dependent oxidoreductase yields MKLGTGLFTAQQRPDDDREASELYDEILTLTREIEAAGLDSAWVSEHHFADDGYLSATMPTLGAMAAETSNLEIGSCVALGPLYEPIRLAEDAASVDLLADGRLTLGLAIGSNPREFDVFGVPRDERADRLEDLVSFLQAGWNEGDLNYESSFHDVPSDVSITPKPTDESVPIMLGGGAKPAVRRAARTADGWCAPSSLSIEGVRKRVEDIRHVREEEGLTDGDDDFTIYVLQHGWVGDSREDAWETMRDGYLYIQRRYAEIFSGESVDELEAERKAELKEQAIFGTPDQVVDELERYRDALGDDIHFIFRTYHPGVGTDEMIDCVHRLGSEVAPQLR; encoded by the coding sequence ATGAAACTCGGGACAGGCCTGTTCACTGCCCAACAGCGACCCGACGACGATCGCGAGGCAAGCGAACTGTACGACGAGATACTGACGCTGACCCGTGAGATCGAGGCCGCGGGCCTCGACAGCGCGTGGGTGTCCGAACACCACTTCGCCGACGACGGCTATCTCTCCGCGACGATGCCGACGTTGGGGGCGATGGCTGCCGAAACGAGCAACCTCGAGATCGGCAGCTGCGTCGCCCTCGGCCCGCTGTACGAACCGATTCGGCTCGCGGAGGACGCGGCGAGCGTCGACCTGCTTGCCGACGGCCGACTGACGCTCGGGCTGGCGATCGGCTCGAATCCGCGCGAGTTCGACGTCTTCGGCGTTCCGCGGGACGAACGAGCCGACCGCCTCGAGGATCTCGTCTCCTTCCTCCAGGCCGGCTGGAACGAGGGGGACCTCAACTACGAGTCGTCGTTTCACGATGTCCCCTCGGATGTCTCGATCACGCCGAAACCAACCGACGAGTCGGTGCCAATCATGCTCGGCGGCGGCGCGAAACCCGCCGTCCGACGCGCCGCACGAACGGCTGACGGCTGGTGTGCTCCCTCGTCGCTCTCGATCGAGGGCGTCCGAAAGCGCGTCGAAGATATCCGGCACGTCCGCGAGGAGGAAGGGCTCACCGACGGCGACGACGACTTTACGATCTACGTCCTCCAGCACGGCTGGGTGGGTGATTCCCGCGAGGACGCCTGGGAGACGATGCGGGACGGCTACCTCTATATCCAGCGACGCTACGCGGAGATTTTCTCGGGCGAGTCCGTCGACGAACTCGAGGCCGAACGCAAGGCGGAACTCAAAGAACAGGCCATTTTCGGCACACCAGACCAGGTTGTCGACGAACTCGAGCGCTATCGCGACGCGCTCGGCGACGATATCCACTTCATCTTCCGGACGTATCATCCGGGCGTCGGCACCGACGAGATGATCGACTGCGTCCATCGGCTCGGAAGCGAGGTCGCTCCGCAGCTTCGGTGA
- a CDS encoding alpha-ketoacid dehydrogenase subunit beta, whose translation MSSATSESTESDESDGSGESTESGADRLTLVEAVRDGLYTELSADDRVVVLGEDVGKNGGVFRATEGLYEEFGGDRVVDTPLAESGIVGTGIGLALSGMRPVAEIQFMGFSYPAFDQLVSHAARFRSRSHGAYSVPMVVRMPYGGGIRAPEHHSESKEAFFAHEPGLKVVAPSTPADAKGLLIAAIRDPDPVVFLEPKLIYRAFREAVPTGSYEVPLSDAAIRREGSDVTVYAWGAMTRPTLIAADNVAEEYGVDVEVVDLRTLSPLDVETIVDSFQKTGRAVIVHEAPKTAGLGAEVATTIQENAVLYQEAPIERVAGFDAPMPLHALEDYYLPQAVRIQDQILETVEF comes from the coding sequence ATGAGTTCGGCTACGTCCGAGTCCACCGAATCGGACGAGTCCGACGGATCCGGCGAGTCCACCGAGTCCGGCGCGGATCGCCTCACCCTCGTCGAAGCGGTTCGCGACGGACTCTACACGGAGCTGTCGGCGGACGACCGAGTCGTCGTCCTGGGCGAGGACGTCGGCAAAAACGGCGGCGTCTTCCGCGCCACCGAGGGCCTCTACGAGGAGTTCGGTGGCGATCGGGTCGTCGACACGCCGCTGGCGGAGTCCGGGATCGTCGGAACGGGGATCGGACTGGCGCTGTCCGGCATGCGGCCGGTCGCGGAGATACAGTTCATGGGCTTTTCCTATCCCGCGTTCGACCAACTCGTCAGTCACGCCGCCCGGTTCCGGAGCCGGAGCCACGGTGCGTACTCCGTTCCGATGGTGGTTCGGATGCCCTACGGCGGCGGGATTCGAGCGCCGGAACACCACTCCGAGTCCAAGGAAGCGTTTTTCGCCCACGAGCCCGGACTGAAAGTCGTCGCCCCGAGCACGCCGGCCGATGCGAAGGGACTGCTCATCGCCGCGATCCGGGATCCCGATCCGGTCGTCTTCCTCGAGCCCAAGCTGATCTACCGCGCGTTTCGGGAGGCCGTTCCGACGGGATCCTACGAGGTCCCGCTGAGCGACGCCGCGATCAGACGAGAGGGCAGCGACGTCACGGTGTACGCGTGGGGCGCGATGACCAGACCGACCCTCATCGCCGCCGACAACGTCGCCGAGGAGTACGGCGTCGACGTCGAGGTCGTCGACCTACGGACGCTGTCGCCGCTGGACGTCGAGACGATCGTCGACTCGTTCCAAAAGACCGGCCGGGCCGTGATCGTCCACGAGGCCCCGAAGACCGCCGGGCTCGGTGCCGAAGTGGCGACGACTATCCAGGAGAACGCGGTGCTCTATCAAGAGGCACCGATCGAGCGCGTCGCCGGCTTCGACGCGCCGATGCCGCTGCACGCGCTGGAGGACTACTACCTTCCACAAGCCGTCCGCATTCAGGATCAGATACTCGAGACCGTCGAGTTCTGA
- a CDS encoding primary-amine oxidase, producing the protein MATETIPEADHPLDPLDPKAIERAYEILTDERDVGAESLCIKIELAEPSKEALEAYDEGGDVPDRRARIVIRNGSDRKTIEAVVSLEAESVVSWEHVEGAQPSIAIEEFIACEETVKANAEWQEAVERRGVENTDRAMVDPWSVGHEFVPEDVDRSKRLAHGLSFLRPSEEAGDEGYAKPLTGIHTFVDLDRMEVVKVLDYGPPDEDEPLPPTGMAYREDDVDLRDDLTPYNVDQPDGPSWSVDGRKLEWQGWHMRVGWTQREGLVLYDVGYEDDGEVRSIIDRASCAEMSVPYGTTDINDRFKNAMDVGEYNIGRLAKSLTNGCDCLGYMHYWDAVMNTAEGEPNVLENAICLHEEDNGTLWERSDWRTGSDEVRRRRRLVVSFVAAVGNYDYIFNWYFYQDASIEVEVRLTGIDSVSAVGPDEDPSGYGELVAPQLTGPIHQHFFNFRLDLNVDGGPNTLYRVENQQVPSGPDGLDPMGEADGRTHNPGGNAFYAKREKLTSEEQAKDLIDSLKGRYWQIENPTAENGLGKPTGYRLVPGDNVEAAMQSDSSVMKRSGFIEYHLWATPFREDERYPSGRYPNQHPGGAGLPKWTEADRNLEEEDLVCWYTLGVNHVTRPEDWPILPVQVYSFKLQPSNFFDESPAIDVPPQHAIEGQDVPGHGHGGCEADADDD; encoded by the coding sequence ATGGCAACCGAAACCATTCCCGAGGCCGACCACCCGCTCGATCCGCTCGATCCCAAAGCGATCGAGAGGGCCTACGAGATACTGACCGACGAACGCGACGTGGGTGCGGAGAGTCTCTGCATCAAAATCGAACTAGCCGAACCCTCGAAGGAGGCCCTCGAAGCGTACGACGAGGGTGGTGACGTTCCCGACCGGCGAGCCCGAATCGTCATCAGAAACGGGAGCGACCGAAAGACGATCGAGGCGGTCGTCTCGCTCGAGGCGGAGTCGGTCGTTTCGTGGGAGCACGTCGAGGGCGCACAGCCGTCGATCGCCATCGAGGAGTTCATCGCCTGCGAGGAGACGGTGAAGGCCAACGCGGAGTGGCAGGAAGCGGTCGAGCGACGCGGGGTCGAAAACACCGATCGGGCGATGGTCGACCCGTGGTCGGTCGGCCACGAGTTCGTCCCAGAGGACGTAGACCGGTCGAAGCGGCTGGCTCACGGCCTGTCCTTCCTCCGCCCGAGCGAGGAGGCCGGCGACGAGGGGTACGCGAAGCCGCTGACGGGTATCCACACGTTCGTCGACCTCGACCGAATGGAGGTCGTGAAGGTCCTCGACTACGGCCCGCCGGACGAGGACGAGCCGCTTCCACCGACGGGGATGGCCTATCGCGAGGACGACGTCGACCTTCGCGACGACCTGACGCCGTACAACGTGGATCAGCCCGACGGGCCGAGCTGGAGCGTCGACGGCCGGAAACTCGAGTGGCAGGGCTGGCACATGCGCGTGGGCTGGACCCAGCGCGAGGGGCTCGTCCTCTACGATGTCGGCTACGAGGACGACGGCGAGGTCCGCTCGATCATCGATCGGGCTTCCTGCGCCGAGATGTCGGTCCCCTACGGCACGACCGATATCAACGATCGGTTCAAGAACGCGATGGACGTCGGCGAGTACAATATCGGTCGGCTCGCGAAATCGCTGACCAACGGCTGTGATTGTCTCGGCTACATGCACTACTGGGACGCCGTGATGAACACCGCCGAGGGAGAGCCGAACGTCCTCGAGAACGCCATCTGCCTCCACGAGGAGGACAACGGCACGCTCTGGGAGCGCAGCGACTGGCGGACGGGGAGCGACGAGGTCCGTCGTCGACGCCGACTCGTCGTCTCGTTCGTCGCCGCCGTGGGCAACTACGACTACATCTTCAACTGGTACTTCTACCAGGACGCCTCGATCGAAGTCGAGGTTCGCCTGACGGGGATCGACAGCGTCTCCGCGGTCGGTCCCGACGAAGATCCGTCGGGGTACGGGGAACTCGTCGCCCCGCAGCTTACGGGGCCGATCCACCAGCACTTCTTCAACTTCCGGCTCGACCTGAACGTCGACGGCGGCCCAAACACATTGTACCGCGTCGAAAATCAGCAGGTACCGTCGGGTCCGGACGGACTCGATCCGATGGGCGAGGCGGACGGTCGAACGCACAATCCCGGCGGCAACGCCTTCTACGCGAAGCGCGAGAAACTGACGAGCGAGGAGCAGGCGAAGGACCTGATCGACTCGCTCAAGGGTCGATACTGGCAGATCGAGAACCCGACCGCGGAAAACGGCCTCGGGAAACCGACTGGGTATCGGCTCGTGCCCGGCGACAACGTCGAGGCGGCGATGCAGTCCGACTCGAGCGTGATGAAACGCTCCGGCTTTATCGAGTACCACCTGTGGGCGACGCCGTTCCGCGAGGACGAACGGTACCCGTCGGGGCGGTATCCGAACCAACACCCCGGCGGTGCGGGGCTGCCGAAATGGACCGAAGCCGATCGGAACCTCGAGGAGGAAGATCTGGTCTGCTGGTACACGCTCGGCGTCAATCACGTGACTCGGCCCGAGGACTGGCCGATCCTCCCGGTGCAGGTCTACAGCTTCAAACTCCAGCCGTCGAATTTCTTCGACGAGAGTCCGGCGATCGACGTCCCGCCCCAGCACGCGATCGAGGGCCAGGACGTGCCCGGTCACGGCCACGGCGGCTGCGAGGCGGACGCGGACGACGACTGA
- the pdhA gene encoding pyruvate dehydrogenase (acetyl-transferring) E1 component subunit alpha, producing the protein MSTHEDVDLSERNDLARTDDEPIRILDADGNVLPNATVPDLSAEELLSMYEDIALARRFDERAISLQRQGRIATYAPMTGQEGAQVATSYALEDRDWLFPTYREHAAKYVHGMSLESLLKPLRGHRDGYAIPEDVNVLPEYIPIATQLPQAVGMAWGHQLQGRVEEAVLCHFGDGATSEGDFHEGLNFAGVFDVPAVFVCNNNQWAISVPRDRQTASATLAQKAQAYGIEGVRVDGLDPLATYEVTRAALEKAKEPTDGERRPTLIEAVQYRYGAHTTADDPSVYREDDEADSWRERDPLERLRNYLYSEGILDDDLDDELTDRVEATIDDAVAAAESAATDPDRLFDHVYDEPSERLREQRAELNALREKYGDDAFSEVLE; encoded by the coding sequence ATGAGCACGCACGAAGACGTAGACTTGAGCGAACGTAACGACCTCGCGCGAACCGACGACGAACCGATCCGGATTCTCGACGCGGACGGGAACGTCTTGCCGAACGCAACGGTTCCCGACCTCTCGGCCGAGGAACTGCTCTCGATGTACGAAGACATCGCGCTCGCGCGCCGATTCGACGAGCGGGCGATCAGCCTCCAGCGACAGGGACGGATCGCGACTTACGCGCCGATGACGGGACAGGAAGGCGCACAGGTCGCGACGAGTTACGCCCTCGAGGACCGAGACTGGCTGTTCCCCACCTACCGGGAACACGCGGCCAAGTACGTCCACGGCATGTCCCTCGAGTCGCTGTTGAAGCCGCTTCGCGGCCACCGCGACGGCTACGCGATTCCGGAGGATGTCAACGTCCTCCCGGAGTACATCCCGATCGCGACGCAGTTGCCACAGGCCGTGGGGATGGCCTGGGGCCACCAGCTACAGGGTCGGGTCGAGGAGGCCGTACTGTGTCACTTCGGCGACGGCGCAACGTCGGAGGGCGACTTCCACGAGGGACTGAACTTCGCCGGCGTGTTCGACGTGCCCGCGGTGTTCGTCTGCAACAACAATCAGTGGGCAATCTCCGTCCCGCGGGATCGCCAGACGGCGAGCGCGACGCTAGCCCAGAAGGCACAGGCCTACGGAATCGAGGGCGTGCGCGTCGACGGACTCGACCCACTGGCCACCTACGAGGTCACGCGGGCGGCCCTCGAAAAGGCGAAAGAGCCGACCGACGGCGAGCGGCGGCCGACGCTCATCGAGGCGGTGCAGTACCGGTACGGCGCGCACACGACCGCCGACGATCCGTCGGTCTATCGCGAGGACGACGAGGCCGACTCCTGGCGAGAGCGGGATCCGCTCGAGCGCCTGCGAAACTACCTCTACTCGGAGGGGATCCTCGACGACGACCTCGACGACGAACTCACCGACCGCGTCGAGGCGACGATCGACGACGCGGTCGCCGCGGCCGAGTCGGCGGCAACCGACCCGGATCGACTCTTCGACCACGTCTACGACGAGCCGTCGGAGCGACTCCGCGAGCAGCGAGCGGAACTGAACGCGCTCCGCGAAAAGTACGGCGACGACGCGTTCTCCGAGGTGTTAGAATGA